One stretch of Bordetella avium DNA includes these proteins:
- a CDS encoding substrate-binding periplasmic protein: MKRTDTGLVMWPDGSLYSPEISAIKQRGVLIVSMLNVDQPPYFSEVNGELVGIDVDLARGLADGLNVRLEIDRSARTFNEVLQRLGEGKADLGISKLSRTLARTQFMAFSEPYVSLNQALLVNRVAFAKRQGGRSMGAVIRHYDGTMGVWARSSYASRVKSTFPHADVHYYSSWQEVIDALLTGKVEAVYRDEYEIKKVLSDDPAAALKLRMVTLDDLWDKFSVAVNLDAPALLNYVNLYLGMRGKPYDLDDLEKAKRR, from the coding sequence TTGAAACGCACCGACACAGGCCTGGTTATGTGGCCCGATGGCAGTCTGTACTCACCTGAGATCAGTGCCATCAAGCAGCGCGGCGTTCTCATTGTGTCCATGCTGAATGTCGACCAGCCCCCTTACTTCTCAGAGGTGAATGGCGAGCTGGTCGGCATCGACGTAGACCTTGCCAGAGGCCTTGCTGATGGTCTGAATGTAAGGCTGGAAATCGATCGCAGCGCCCGGACTTTCAATGAGGTGCTGCAACGCCTTGGGGAGGGCAAGGCGGATCTGGGCATCAGCAAACTATCTCGCACCCTGGCGCGGACGCAGTTCATGGCCTTCAGCGAACCCTATGTCAGCCTGAATCAGGCCTTGCTTGTTAATCGGGTTGCATTTGCGAAGCGTCAGGGCGGGCGCAGCATGGGTGCGGTCATTCGTCATTATGACGGCACGATGGGCGTGTGGGCCAGGTCGTCTTATGCCTCTCGTGTCAAGAGCACCTTTCCTCACGCGGATGTGCATTACTACTCATCCTGGCAGGAGGTGATCGATGCCTTGCTCACGGGAAAAGTCGAGGCGGTGTATCGAGATGAATACGAAATAAAAAAAGTACTGAGCGATGACCCGGCTGCGGCACTTAAGTTGCGCATGGTCACATTGGATGATTTGTGGGACAAGTTCTCTGTCGCGGTCAATCTCGATGCGCCTGCTTTGCTGAATTACGTCAACCTATATCTTGGAATGCGCGGAAAGCCCTATGACCTCGACGACCTTGAAAAAGCCAAGCGAAGGTAA
- a CDS encoding DotU family type IV/VI secretion system protein yields MSFTRMPKEASATDVMLGQFVSYVELLLNLMRTAAEGEPACDAARRVNMQLIDALEIQTLEARRESSRFDIENMADSRYLKAAVADELLLHTPWPGQACWGDYLLESALYRSNVAGDRIFELIEKILRDQEPAQRGLARLLLYALALGYEGRFRGEGQEGRLREYRLELYEFSYQRRPDLDSLDRVIEPKAYAHLLSHFSPRRFVAVSRGSLLFLIAVVGMLALSEIAWLWQSWPVRTELNHVESGN; encoded by the coding sequence ATGAGCTTCACGCGTATGCCCAAGGAAGCGTCCGCAACCGATGTCATGCTTGGGCAGTTTGTCAGCTATGTCGAGCTGTTGTTGAACCTCATGCGCACCGCTGCCGAAGGTGAGCCGGCCTGCGATGCCGCGCGCCGCGTCAACATGCAGTTAATCGACGCCCTTGAGATCCAGACCCTAGAAGCGCGCCGCGAGAGCTCGCGCTTCGATATTGAAAACATGGCCGACTCGCGCTATCTCAAGGCGGCGGTGGCAGACGAGTTGTTGCTGCATACGCCTTGGCCGGGCCAGGCCTGCTGGGGGGATTATCTATTGGAGTCTGCTTTGTACCGCAGCAATGTTGCGGGTGACCGGATTTTCGAGCTGATAGAGAAAATTCTGCGTGACCAGGAGCCGGCTCAGCGGGGATTGGCGCGCCTCTTGCTCTATGCCTTGGCCTTGGGCTATGAGGGCCGCTTTCGGGGGGAGGGGCAGGAAGGGCGTTTGCGTGAATACCGCCTGGAGCTCTACGAGTTTTCCTATCAGCGTAGGCCGGATCTCGATAGTCTGGACCGCGTCATTGAGCCCAAGGCTTATGCGCATCTTTTGTCGCATTTTTCTCCGCGCCGGTTTGTCGCTGTCAGCCGCGGCTCACTGCTTTTTCTGATTGCCGTGGTGGGGATGCTGGCGTTATCGGAAATCGCCTGGCTGTGGCAGTCGTGGCCGGTTCGGACTGAATTAAACCATGTCGAATCAGGCAATTGA
- the tssK gene encoding type VI secretion system baseplate subunit TssK, giving the protein MSARVDSLVAAQTLAAQPLAWGLSHLVLDEQLLPVGRLRVLELEAVLADGTLVSYSALAGTPLEVDLGPFESAMQQEGVDVYLTLALGQRRFISVAVSVEEDLVSDAPDAEVPRWVPDLQLLAGEAPGPDRTGLLLGNFVQEGSTVKRGLRLGPLLHLPRDGEPYRQAVAVLARIRAKAVYLAKQTLTPVSDLESRLAQAEQRGKLMALMAALPGAEGVLRLPRLHPCDLYLALVTLSGPMALLCPGQVAPIPPDYDHERPQAALDPLLRFLNEMAAEVSEAYRLSKFVLVDGVFELRLESTLEQELLVGVMSTSERAAIAWMSGAVIGDQSEFSALRGRRVLGAAREPVGESGSMRYRNGYALFRIDAATLRSGGMLHIANPNEGALAERPSEIVLFTQEDA; this is encoded by the coding sequence CTGTCCGCCAGAGTGGATAGTCTGGTGGCTGCGCAGACCCTGGCTGCCCAGCCATTGGCTTGGGGTTTGAGCCATTTAGTCCTGGATGAGCAGCTTTTGCCTGTGGGCAGGCTGAGGGTGCTGGAGCTGGAGGCGGTGCTAGCGGATGGCACCTTGGTGTCGTACTCGGCGCTGGCAGGCACCCCGCTCGAGGTCGATCTGGGCCCGTTTGAAAGCGCGATGCAGCAAGAGGGGGTTGATGTTTACCTCACGCTGGCGCTGGGACAACGACGTTTCATTAGTGTTGCGGTCAGTGTCGAAGAAGACCTGGTTTCTGATGCACCAGACGCGGAAGTGCCGCGTTGGGTGCCGGACTTGCAGCTATTGGCGGGCGAGGCACCCGGCCCCGATCGCACGGGTTTGCTGCTGGGGAACTTCGTTCAGGAGGGCAGCACCGTCAAGCGCGGCTTGCGTCTGGGTCCGCTGCTGCATCTGCCGCGCGATGGCGAGCCATACCGTCAGGCGGTAGCAGTCTTGGCGCGGATACGCGCCAAAGCCGTTTATTTGGCGAAACAGACGCTGACCCCCGTTTCTGATCTCGAAAGCCGTCTGGCTCAGGCGGAGCAGCGGGGCAAGCTGATGGCCTTGATGGCCGCTCTGCCTGGTGCGGAAGGGGTGTTGCGTCTGCCTCGTCTTCATCCCTGCGATCTGTATCTGGCCCTGGTGACGCTATCGGGTCCGATGGCGCTGCTCTGCCCAGGACAGGTCGCGCCCATTCCGCCGGATTATGACCATGAGCGACCGCAGGCCGCGCTAGATCCGCTGCTGCGTTTTCTCAATGAGATGGCTGCCGAGGTCAGTGAGGCTTACCGGCTGAGCAAATTTGTGCTTGTAGACGGTGTGTTCGAGTTGCGCCTGGAAAGCACCTTGGAACAGGAGTTGTTGGTGGGTGTGATGAGCACGTCCGAGCGGGCCGCGATTGCCTGGATGAGCGGGGCCGTTATCGGTGATCAGTCAGAGTTCTCGGCATTGCGTGGACGACGGGTGCTCGGCGCCGCACGAGAACCTGTCGGCGAGTCGGGCAGCATGAGGTATCGCAACGGCTACGCGTTATTCCGAATCGATGCCGCCACATTGAGATCCGGAGGCATGCTCCATATTGCCAATCCTAATGAGGGGGCTTTAGCCGAGCGGCCTTCGGAAATCGTGTTGTTCACGCAGGAGGATGCATGA
- a CDS encoding dicarboxylate/amino acid:cation symporter, whose product MHPASRFSQRGSGEPLWLCWPSLLAAAASGWVLGLWFPGLSESLGYVSVIYQSLLQAMALPLVVAAVLFGFRQLFDLQAPGSAVIRMTTAAFCVTLLAALAGVLASYGMLPRLTAPQLAELGNMFSQAHMPGDHIVMHTSLPVVEDRPTSAVPVSIYGALAQGHLLQGIFGICLFGVAIARQNSVSTQFFDTLIEAVYRALTRAINVMNLALPLVVFGVAVHLGPMVSGAGVRALSSLLFSFVLVVLLMVLCSVGFIAWRTRRSYFQTLTALKEPAAVALVTGNPIAAVSLAIEAMSTKLGCPRHVSETAIPLGAITVRPGMAVYLALVTMFTAGIYGLTPTATDVIVVVLLGVVLAFMSADAKGSIAPWHFQMIMLYLGLPLEAAIIVAMAIDPLCDGVRNLLNLIAVCVVAAWLSEQFEAAAAREDNTEIWRLTLSRSQLYLLGAVLLGCASLVLLLGLGLGARS is encoded by the coding sequence ATGCATCCTGCCTCGAGGTTCTCACAACGTGGTTCGGGTGAGCCGCTGTGGCTGTGCTGGCCCTCATTGCTGGCAGCGGCGGCGAGCGGCTGGGTGCTCGGCCTGTGGTTTCCGGGGCTGTCCGAGTCTCTTGGCTATGTGAGCGTCATTTATCAAAGCCTTTTGCAGGCGATGGCACTGCCGCTGGTCGTGGCGGCGGTTCTGTTCGGGTTCCGTCAGCTTTTCGACTTGCAGGCGCCAGGTTCCGCCGTGATTCGCATGACGACGGCGGCGTTCTGCGTGACCTTGCTGGCGGCATTGGCGGGGGTTCTGGCTTCCTATGGGATGCTGCCCCGATTGACCGCGCCGCAGCTTGCGGAGTTGGGGAATATGTTCTCTCAAGCGCATATGCCGGGAGATCATATTGTCATGCATACCAGTTTGCCGGTCGTCGAGGATAGGCCGACCTCTGCCGTGCCCGTCAGCATTTATGGCGCGCTGGCGCAAGGGCATCTGTTGCAGGGAATATTCGGCATTTGCCTCTTCGGGGTGGCCATCGCGCGGCAGAACAGCGTGTCTACACAGTTCTTCGACACCCTGATCGAGGCCGTCTACCGCGCCCTGACCCGCGCCATCAATGTGATGAACCTGGCTTTGCCTCTGGTGGTCTTCGGTGTGGCCGTTCATCTCGGGCCGATGGTGAGTGGTGCAGGGGTGCGTGCCTTGTCCAGCCTGCTGTTTAGCTTCGTCCTGGTGGTCTTGCTCATGGTGCTTTGCTCGGTGGGTTTTATCGCCTGGCGGACAAGACGAAGTTATTTTCAGACCTTGACGGCTTTGAAAGAGCCCGCTGCCGTCGCGCTCGTTACCGGTAATCCTATTGCTGCGGTGTCGCTGGCCATCGAGGCGATGAGCACAAAGCTGGGGTGTCCTCGCCATGTGAGTGAGACGGCGATTCCGCTGGGTGCGATCACCGTTCGTCCCGGAATGGCTGTTTACCTGGCTTTGGTGACGATGTTCACGGCCGGTATTTACGGGCTGACGCCGACGGCGACAGACGTCATCGTGGTTGTGTTGCTGGGCGTGGTGCTCGCCTTTATGTCGGCTGACGCGAAAGGGAGCATCGCACCCTGGCACTTCCAGATGATCATGCTGTATCTGGGGCTGCCGCTAGAGGCCGCCATTATTGTTGCGATGGCGATCGATCCCTTATGTGATGGGGTGCGTAACTTGCTCAATTTGATTGCGGTGTGCGTGGTGGCAGCCTGGTTGAGTGAACAGTTCGAAGCGGCTGCGGCACGAGAAGACAATACCGAGATATGGCGGCTGACGCTGTCCCGCAGCCAGCTATATCTGCTGGGTGCTGTGTTGCTTGGTTGCGCGAGTTTGGTTCTGCTTTTAGGCCTTGGTTTGGGAGCGCGCTCATGA
- a CDS encoding dicarboxylate/amino acid:cation symporter — MNPLVVVLCLVIGAGAGAIWPAFGTKVGFVGDIYIDLLKMTTLPFMISAVIFSIQRLFRVGDAPLLFVRLIVMFLASMVLVALTGMVLMLLLTPGSDLPRSVLDALGSYVGAGGEAEVARVQLHGPDVVVAGPSLASMLGNLIPTNIFAALAAGDMLKALIFALLFGLAVGSVPERIASGLSAVLETIYYACQKIIHSLSLPLPLILLCMSASQMAKSGIEPILAMLWFLVAFGLASLLLMALAVVLVWQRSGGNLRATLLAMREPFSMAIATRNSAAAMPSMIEGLATGLGYSRFTVELLVPLSLSLLRLGPIVYYVCATLFIAQLYGVDPTPVQLLLVIFASMLAGLASAGSTGILTVSLIGIACGYLGLPFEAAFLLFLAIDPVCDMLRTLLLVIGNFAVVAGICPKPLRI, encoded by the coding sequence TTGAATCCGCTGGTGGTGGTGCTTTGCCTGGTGATCGGCGCTGGCGCAGGCGCGATCTGGCCTGCCTTCGGCACCAAGGTGGGCTTCGTCGGAGATATTTATATCGATCTCTTGAAGATGACGACGCTGCCTTTCATGATCTCTGCGGTCATCTTCAGTATTCAGCGTCTGTTTCGCGTGGGCGATGCACCCCTGCTTTTCGTTCGCCTCATCGTTATGTTCCTGGCGTCTATGGTCCTGGTCGCGTTAACTGGCATGGTCCTCATGCTTCTTTTGACGCCAGGCAGCGATCTACCGCGTTCCGTGCTTGACGCCTTGGGCAGCTACGTAGGGGCAGGCGGAGAGGCAGAAGTCGCTCGCGTTCAGCTTCACGGTCCTGATGTGGTGGTGGCCGGACCCAGCCTGGCCTCCATGCTCGGCAATCTGATACCGACCAACATCTTTGCGGCGCTTGCCGCAGGAGACATGCTGAAGGCGCTGATCTTCGCCCTGCTGTTCGGTCTGGCAGTGGGGTCTGTTCCTGAGCGGATTGCTTCAGGGCTAAGCGCGGTTCTGGAGACCATCTACTATGCCTGCCAGAAGATCATTCATAGCCTTAGCTTGCCCCTGCCCTTGATTCTGTTGTGCATGAGCGCATCGCAAATGGCCAAGTCCGGTATCGAGCCGATTCTGGCGATGTTGTGGTTTCTGGTTGCGTTTGGTCTGGCCAGCCTGTTGCTGATGGCGCTTGCTGTCGTGCTCGTGTGGCAGCGTTCGGGCGGCAATCTCCGCGCAACGCTGTTGGCCATGCGCGAGCCATTTTCGATGGCGATCGCGACGCGCAATAGCGCCGCCGCCATGCCGTCGATGATAGAGGGGTTGGCAACGGGTCTGGGTTACTCCCGTTTCACGGTTGAGCTGCTGGTCCCGCTCAGCCTGTCCCTGCTGCGTCTTGGCCCCATCGTTTACTACGTGTGCGCAACCCTGTTTATTGCGCAGCTCTATGGGGTTGATCCAACGCCCGTTCAGCTATTGCTGGTGATCTTCGCGTCGATGCTGGCTGGGCTGGCTTCGGCCGGTTCAACGGGGATACTGACCGTGTCCCTGATCGGGATCGCCTGCGGCTACCTGGGATTGCCCTTCGAGGCAGCCTTTTTGTTGTTTCTGGCCATTGATCCGGTGTGTGACATGTTGCGCACACTTCTGCTTGTGATCGGAAATTTTGCGGTGGTTGCGGGCATTTGCCCCAAGCCGTTGCGAATTTGA
- a CDS encoding toxin-antitoxin system YwqK family antitoxin has product MAMNDADGVGEEASAFLFKLATGERIDGTLRQGSLHGRCTIINEDSSPLHEADYLSGKLHGESRHYLNGRLVGLQHYAMGQLDGPSQSFDAVGNVVCQVFYAAGQLEGPAQWFQEGVLIREGSFHRGLPEGEWHHYDEGGRRLESMTYQQGLLHGPACRYGADGELAAKRLYQGGKPQAPWAPVSREDAGPQGSRLERWLRGGS; this is encoded by the coding sequence ATGGCAATGAACGATGCGGATGGGGTCGGTGAAGAGGCATCCGCCTTTCTTTTCAAGCTTGCTACGGGTGAGCGTATCGATGGCACGCTGCGACAGGGGTCTCTGCACGGACGCTGCACCATCATCAATGAAGATTCTTCACCCCTTCATGAAGCGGATTACCTCAGTGGAAAACTCCATGGCGAGTCCCGCCATTACTTGAATGGTCGCTTGGTGGGCCTGCAGCATTACGCCATGGGGCAGCTTGATGGGCCGAGCCAGAGCTTTGACGCCGTCGGCAACGTCGTTTGCCAAGTGTTTTACGCCGCCGGTCAGCTTGAGGGCCCGGCACAGTGGTTTCAAGAAGGTGTGCTGATTCGTGAAGGGTCTTTTCATCGTGGTTTGCCGGAAGGTGAGTGGCATCACTATGACGAGGGCGGCAGGCGGCTGGAGTCCATGACCTATCAACAAGGTCTTCTGCATGGGCCGGCCTGCCGCTATGGCGCCGATGGCGAGCTCGCGGCCAAGCGGCTCTATCAGGGCGGTAAGCCGCAGGCGCCCTGGGCGCCCGTGTCCCGGGAGGATGCCGGGCCGCAGGGCTCGCGCCTCGAACGTTGGTTAAGGGGCGGTTCATGA
- a CDS encoding DUF4280 domain-containing protein: MTRQITTGATLACSFGLAPSVLNATPSPILTGGLPAATVMDHVPGFNIPPFGMCVCPANPAVVAATAAALGTPTPAPCMPMTSTPWVPGQLNVLLSGKPGLRESDVLTCGWGGLIRIVAPAQFQTMLS; this comes from the coding sequence ATGACACGTCAGATCACAACAGGTGCGACGCTTGCCTGCTCGTTCGGCTTGGCGCCATCCGTGCTGAATGCTACCCCGTCGCCCATCCTGACAGGGGGGCTGCCGGCAGCGACGGTCATGGATCATGTGCCAGGCTTCAATATTCCGCCGTTCGGCATGTGTGTCTGCCCGGCAAATCCCGCTGTGGTGGCGGCTACGGCGGCGGCCTTGGGTACCCCCACACCGGCTCCCTGCATGCCCATGACATCCACGCCCTGGGTTCCTGGTCAGTTGAATGTTCTTTTATCTGGCAAGCCGGGGCTGCGCGAAAGCGATGTGCTCACCTGCGGCTGGGGAGGTCTTATCCGCATTGTTGCGCCCGCTCAATTTCAGACCATGCTGAGTTAA
- a CDS encoding type VI secretion system Vgr family protein yields MTEVQHRWLGSVDTSLGQNVLLLEALRGTEALSALFDFRLRLRSEKLDIDPKALLGSQMTVRLQRPGSRARFLHGLVTRFSHLGADARNAWYEARLQPRMCLMAEGRDRKIFQDMTVPEILRKVLDQHAIRVTPKLRDTNYPRREYCVQFDESPLDFVSRLMEEEGIFYFFDFSESGHTLILADSPAAHRECAGASELVYAPQGPDKPGLFDLALSAEVEGPAPVLADYDYLNATVLHTDGAKAQGGRLYCYPGRYTQEGEGKRKADILAAALQLRRESGSARSESPALCAGAKFRLRGHPDSRYDQSYILKTVAHDFRQGEYHNQVDIFPESLPFRSLPLTARPKVAGTHTGVVVGPSGEEIWTDDHGRIKVKFHWDDGPEKNQDASCWMRVTQPLAGQGWGAWFLPRVGQEVLVAYADGDPDQPLVVGTLYNVKQTLPLQLPDQQTQTVLRSRSTPSGQAGNELRMEDRAGEEQFYLRAQKDMKVEAQSQLFTQVGEGETHSIEKGDRVIRVADGNERHEVQGKREINVTGDETHLNGARFSREVAGDYVLTVSGNLTLDVRGMLTIKTIGGYSLESSSTVSVKGLSIEQKASATQTLDGGGLLLVKGGLVKVN; encoded by the coding sequence ATGACTGAGGTTCAGCATCGTTGGTTGGGTTCAGTCGATACCTCCCTCGGTCAGAACGTTTTGTTGCTGGAGGCGCTGCGGGGCACCGAGGCGCTATCGGCCCTCTTCGACTTTCGCTTGCGTTTGCGCTCCGAGAAGCTCGACATCGATCCCAAGGCGCTCCTCGGCAGCCAGATGACGGTGCGATTGCAGCGGCCCGGCAGTCGTGCGAGGTTTTTGCATGGTCTGGTAACGCGTTTCAGCCACCTTGGGGCCGACGCGCGCAATGCCTGGTACGAGGCCCGCTTGCAGCCGCGCATGTGTTTGATGGCCGAGGGCCGGGATCGCAAAATCTTTCAGGACATGACCGTGCCTGAGATTCTGCGCAAAGTGCTGGATCAACACGCTATCCGCGTCACCCCCAAGTTGCGTGACACGAACTATCCCCGGCGTGAATATTGTGTGCAGTTTGATGAGAGCCCTCTGGATTTTGTTTCGCGTCTGATGGAAGAAGAGGGGATTTTCTATTTCTTCGATTTCTCGGAGAGCGGCCATACCTTGATTTTGGCGGACTCACCCGCCGCGCATCGTGAATGCGCTGGCGCATCGGAGCTTGTTTATGCGCCTCAAGGGCCGGATAAGCCGGGGTTGTTCGATCTTGCCCTGTCGGCCGAGGTGGAGGGCCCTGCCCCGGTGTTGGCTGATTATGACTACCTGAACGCCACGGTTTTGCATACCGATGGGGCGAAAGCCCAGGGAGGGCGGCTTTACTGCTACCCGGGCAGGTATACCCAAGAAGGGGAGGGTAAACGCAAGGCGGACATTCTGGCGGCTGCGCTCCAGTTGCGTCGAGAAAGCGGGTCCGCCCGCAGCGAAAGTCCGGCGCTGTGCGCCGGCGCCAAGTTCCGCCTGCGCGGCCACCCTGATTCGCGCTATGACCAGAGCTATATCCTGAAAACGGTGGCCCATGATTTTCGTCAAGGTGAATACCACAATCAGGTCGATATCTTTCCGGAGTCCTTGCCGTTTCGCTCCTTGCCCCTGACCGCGCGGCCTAAGGTAGCCGGAACGCACACCGGCGTTGTGGTAGGCCCGTCTGGCGAGGAAATCTGGACGGATGATCATGGCCGCATCAAGGTCAAGTTTCATTGGGATGATGGTCCGGAGAAAAACCAGGATGCCTCGTGTTGGATGCGGGTGACTCAGCCGCTGGCGGGACAGGGGTGGGGCGCCTGGTTCCTGCCCAGAGTGGGGCAGGAGGTGCTGGTTGCCTATGCCGACGGTGATCCGGATCAGCCATTAGTGGTAGGCACGCTCTACAACGTCAAACAAACGCTGCCATTGCAACTCCCCGATCAGCAGACGCAGACGGTGCTGCGCTCCCGATCGACGCCTTCGGGCCAGGCGGGTAACGAGCTGCGGATGGAGGATCGCGCGGGTGAAGAGCAGTTCTATCTGCGCGCGCAAAAAGACATGAAGGTCGAGGCTCAATCTCAACTCTTCACCCAGGTTGGTGAGGGAGAAACCCATTCCATTGAAAAGGGTGATCGCGTGATTCGCGTTGCCGATGGCAACGAGCGGCATGAGGTCCAGGGAAAACGAGAGATCAACGTGACGGGTGACGAAACGCATCTCAATGGAGCGCGGTTCAGCCGTGAAGTGGCCGGCGATTATGTGCTCACTGTGTCCGGAAACTTGACGCTTGATGTACGAGGCATGCTAACGATAAAGACAATAGGCGGTTACAGCCTGGAATCCTCCTCCACGGTGAGTGTTAAAGGCCTGTCTATAGAGCAAAAGGCATCTGCCACACAGACCTTGGATGGCGGCGGTCTATTGCTCGTCAAGGGTGGGCTTGTGAAGGTGAACTGA